A stretch of the Clostridium fungisolvens genome encodes the following:
- a CDS encoding PTS sugar transporter subunit IIC translates to MSKLDSKAINKKLAPTLNKIQKSKLANGITGGMMVAMPVTLLGAFASLFLNLQIPAYKSFIASSGIAAVLNTSIQFSTNFLAVVFLITIAGSYAKQYKEDPILPSLLAAVCFFVVTPLSVTKVNNATITSIPMDWLGAKGIFSAMIISLVATRLYIIVKQKGWTIKMPASVPPVVSSSFSSLIPGFAVVILFLAISGIFAATPYKTMHSFIYAFVQTPLQGVGGNIVSVILLWTFAQVLWFFGIHGTLVIYSVVAPIFAAMDAAQLTAYSAGQALPNITGRAFVSTYTMSASAIGFALLMLLFAKSKQYKTLGKLATLPSLFGISEPLVFGTPLVFNVRFVVPFVFMNAINITIAYALTAIGIVPRVAGMAPMTGMPIVFSGLMEGSWKIAVLQVLLVVLEMAVWYPFFRKADKEAYAQEQEIAVEEVK, encoded by the coding sequence ATGTCTAAATTAGATTCAAAAGCTATTAATAAAAAACTTGCTCCGACATTAAATAAAATTCAAAAAAGTAAATTGGCAAACGGAATCACTGGGGGAATGATGGTAGCAATGCCAGTGACACTTTTAGGTGCATTTGCTTCACTATTCTTAAATCTACAAATTCCTGCATATAAAAGCTTTATTGCTAGCTCAGGAATAGCTGCGGTTTTAAATACATCTATTCAATTTTCAACTAACTTTTTAGCAGTGGTGTTTTTAATTACTATTGCAGGTAGTTATGCAAAACAGTATAAAGAAGATCCAATTTTACCATCTTTATTAGCAGCGGTGTGTTTCTTTGTGGTGACACCACTTTCTGTAACTAAAGTAAACAATGCTACTATTACGTCAATACCAATGGATTGGCTAGGCGCAAAGGGAATATTCTCAGCAATGATCATAAGTTTAGTAGCAACAAGACTATATATTATTGTTAAACAAAAAGGTTGGACTATCAAGATGCCAGCTAGTGTACCACCAGTAGTATCTAGTAGTTTTAGTAGTTTAATACCAGGATTCGCAGTTGTAATATTGTTCTTAGCTATCTCAGGAATTTTTGCAGCAACTCCGTATAAGACTATGCATTCATTTATATATGCTTTTGTTCAAACTCCGCTTCAAGGTGTTGGTGGAAACATAGTATCAGTTATACTTTTATGGACATTTGCTCAAGTGTTATGGTTCTTTGGTATACATGGAACCTTGGTTATTTACTCAGTAGTTGCTCCAATATTTGCAGCAATGGATGCGGCACAATTAACTGCTTATTCAGCAGGCCAAGCACTTCCAAATATAACAGGACGTGCATTTGTTAGTACTTATACTATGAGTGCAAGTGCAATTGGGTTTGCCTTACTTATGTTATTATTCGCAAAGAGTAAGCAATACAAAACCTTAGGTAAATTAGCAACATTACCATCACTTTTTGGTATAAGTGAACCATTAGTTTTCGGTACACCATTAGTATTCAATGTAAGATTTGTGGTACCATTTGTATTTATGAATGCAATCAATATAACTATTGCTTATGCCTTGACTGCTATAGGTATAGTTCCAAGAGTAGCTGGAATGGCTCCAATGACCGGTATGCCAATAGTATTCAGTGGACTTATGGAAGGAAGCTGGAAGATAGCTGTTCTTCAAGTGTTACTTGTTGTTTTAGAAATGGCAGTTTGGTATCCTTTCTTTAGAAAAGCAGATAAGGAAGCTTACGCTCAAGAACAAGAAATAGCAGTAGAAGAAGTAAAATAA
- a CDS encoding glycoside hydrolase family 2 protein, with amino-acid sequence MRIIDLNDKWTFTKKNNEVYIEKEIVEAEQVTLPHCFNAVDGQSGEGMFKGECIYQRKLNISDEELNKFIFLEIGAASLISKVYVNGKLAGDSRCGFSMYRVFMTPFLKTGENLISIIVDNSSHRDVYPLMADFSFYGGIYREVKLIISEALHFDLMDKGRDGIYLTQRKIVDDIFELEIRGAVVNERTEAKTGKLQFRLLDKDDNIVFDKSIDTEIEKELKFDLSERIDNPKLWQGIENPYLYKLEAELYSEKVLCDKRTIEIGFRTIEITPDKGVFLNGKAIKLNGVSRHQDFAGIGNALTKEHMDLDMSIIKEIGANSIRLSHYQHDDYFYTLCDRAGLLVWAEIPFISIPTTVDKENKNAKEQLECLIKQAYNHTSIYCWGVQNEITIAVENENTYKMVGELVSIARKLDSNRFIAQANIHTVVNESPLNDLTDFIGYNLYYGWYYKEIKDLGIRLDDFHAARPNKPVMVTEYGVDTNPRLHSYEPTVKDYTEEYQLLFQDNALRTFKERDFVLGGYVWAMFDFGSEIRNEGGEKGRNQKGLVTIDRKVKKDAFYLCKAYWSKELFVKLAGSRFVNRHKELNDIAVLSNLSNIKLYVNDKLVEEINCSEPMKRFKDVKLELGQNTLKVEAYDVNSNIYTDEMILNRVSEMDARYILPKQEETKHVTNWFEKFDLSEVKEIVVKEGYYSIYDSVEKLYENEQAKAVFKKFFGETAEEPRFKVMMGLISIEGMSKRSMFRIPKELLGGINNELNVIPKE; translated from the coding sequence TTGAGGATAATAGATTTAAATGACAAATGGACTTTTACGAAGAAAAATAATGAAGTTTATATAGAGAAGGAAATAGTAGAAGCAGAACAGGTAACCTTACCCCATTGTTTCAACGCAGTTGATGGACAAAGCGGAGAAGGAATGTTTAAAGGAGAATGCATTTATCAAAGAAAGTTAAATATTAGTGATGAAGAATTAAATAAATTTATATTTTTAGAAATAGGTGCAGCTTCTCTAATATCTAAGGTTTATGTTAATGGTAAGCTAGCTGGTGACAGCAGATGTGGTTTTTCAATGTATAGAGTATTTATGACTCCTTTTTTGAAGACTGGAGAAAATCTAATTTCTATTATAGTGGATAACAGTAGTCATAGAGATGTGTATCCTCTAATGGCTGATTTCTCTTTTTATGGAGGAATATATCGTGAAGTGAAATTAATTATTTCAGAGGCACTTCATTTTGATTTGATGGACAAGGGAAGAGATGGGATATACTTAACTCAAAGAAAAATAGTTGATGATATCTTTGAACTGGAGATAAGAGGAGCAGTTGTAAATGAACGAACTGAAGCTAAGACTGGTAAATTACAGTTCAGACTCTTAGATAAAGATGATAATATAGTATTTGATAAGAGCATTGATACTGAGATTGAAAAGGAATTGAAATTTGATTTATCTGAAAGAATTGATAATCCAAAACTTTGGCAAGGAATAGAAAACCCTTATCTTTACAAGTTAGAAGCAGAGCTTTACTCAGAAAAAGTTTTATGTGATAAAAGAACTATAGAAATTGGTTTTAGAACCATAGAGATAACACCAGACAAAGGGGTGTTTTTAAATGGTAAGGCTATTAAATTAAATGGAGTTAGTAGACATCAAGACTTTGCTGGCATAGGGAATGCTTTAACAAAAGAACATATGGATCTAGATATGTCAATCATAAAGGAAATAGGAGCAAACAGTATTAGACTTTCTCACTATCAACATGATGACTATTTCTACACACTTTGTGATCGGGCAGGGCTACTAGTTTGGGCGGAGATTCCTTTTATCAGCATACCAACCACCGTTGATAAGGAAAATAAGAATGCTAAAGAACAGCTAGAGTGCTTAATTAAGCAGGCATATAACCATACTTCAATTTACTGTTGGGGAGTTCAAAATGAAATAACCATAGCTGTAGAAAATGAAAATACCTATAAAATGGTTGGAGAACTTGTTTCTATTGCGAGAAAGTTAGATTCAAATAGATTTATTGCCCAAGCTAACATTCATACAGTAGTTAATGAAAGTCCGTTGAATGATTTAACAGACTTTATTGGATATAATCTATATTATGGATGGTACTACAAGGAAATAAAAGATCTTGGAATAAGACTAGATGACTTCCATGCTGCAAGACCTAACAAACCAGTTATGGTTACTGAATATGGAGTAGACACTAACCCAAGACTTCATTCTTATGAGCCAACAGTAAAGGACTATACTGAAGAATACCAACTATTGTTCCAGGATAATGCACTTAGAACCTTTAAGGAGAGAGACTTTGTTTTAGGTGGATATGTTTGGGCTATGTTTGATTTTGGTAGTGAGATTAGAAATGAAGGTGGAGAAAAGGGAAGAAACCAAAAGGGCTTGGTTACTATAGATAGAAAAGTTAAGAAAGATGCGTTTTACTTATGCAAGGCTTACTGGTCGAAAGAACTTTTTGTAAAGCTAGCTGGTAGTAGATTCGTAAATAGACATAAGGAACTTAATGATATTGCAGTACTTTCTAATCTGTCTAACATAAAGCTATATGTGAATGACAAGCTTGTTGAAGAAATTAATTGCAGCGAACCAATGAAGCGTTTTAAAGATGTTAAGTTAGAGCTTGGACAAAACACTTTAAAGGTTGAAGCTTATGATGTAAATAGCAATATTTATACAGATGAGATGATTCTAAACAGAGTAAGTGAAATGGATGCAAGATATATTCTTCCAAAGCAAGAGGAAACAAAACATGTAACTAACTGGTTTGAAAAGTTTGACTTATCCGAGGTTAAAGAGATCGTTGTTAAGGAAGGATATTATTCCATATACGATTCTGTAGAAAAGCTTTATGAAAATGAGCAGGCAAAGGCAGTATTTAAAAAATTCTTTGGAGAAACAGCTGAAGAACCTAGATTCAAGGTGATGATGGGGCTTATATCAATTGAAGGTATGTCTAAGCGTTCTATGTTTAGAATACCAAAGGAGCTTTTAGGGGGGATCAACAATGAGCTTAATGTGATTCCTAAGGAATAA
- a CDS encoding MBL fold metallo-hydrolase — MNIAEGLSVLELGNKEHQMHPTLIFDEDDVVLIDAGLPGQFENVSEEIVKAGVSVDRIDKIIITHHDIDHIGGLASVVKNSKSEVEVLSHAGEKSYIEGDKMPVKMTPERLNSMPEDKRNETLEMLKKLKVKVSRTIEDGEVLPYCGGIEVIYTPGHTPGHTCLYLKKYKTLVTGDALNVFDGKLTGPNPVFTFDMKQATESLKKLSKYDIQTVICYHGGVFTDNPNERIAEIANREII, encoded by the coding sequence ATGAACATTGCTGAAGGATTAAGTGTACTCGAACTAGGAAATAAGGAACATCAAATGCATCCTACACTTATATTTGATGAAGATGATGTAGTTTTGATAGATGCAGGTTTACCTGGACAGTTTGAAAATGTTTCTGAGGAAATAGTTAAGGCTGGTGTGTCTGTTGATAGAATTGATAAGATAATCATAACTCATCACGATATAGATCATATTGGTGGTTTAGCTAGTGTTGTTAAAAACTCTAAGAGCGAGGTAGAGGTTCTATCTCATGCTGGAGAAAAGTCTTATATTGAAGGAGATAAAATGCCTGTTAAGATGACTCCAGAACGTCTTAATTCTATGCCAGAGGATAAGAGAAATGAAACCTTAGAAATGCTTAAAAAATTAAAAGTTAAGGTTAGTAGAACCATCGAAGACGGGGAAGTACTTCCTTATTGTGGAGGAATAGAAGTTATATACACTCCAGGACATACACCAGGTCATACCTGTCTTTATTTAAAGAAATATAAAACCTTAGTAACTGGAGATGCATTGAACGTTTTTGATGGAAAGCTTACTGGCCCTAATCCGGTGTTTACTTTTGACATGAAGCAGGCTACAGAGTCCTTAAAGAAACTTTCTAAGTATGATATTCAAACAGTAATCTGCTATCATGGAGGAGTATTTACAGATAATCCAAATGAAAGAATTGCTGAGATAGCTAATAGAGAAATAATATAA
- a CDS encoding LPXTG cell wall anchor domain-containing protein, with protein sequence MKNSLKKVLMSLALACTTASFALPTVKASAVTAAPNVTGIVANTYIGDAGRMVSSFQITVDDINKVSDLKASDFDITGNYNGIPLTLSSTVTPDYTDDGISLTTSGNIITMNVKPFKYQGAISFGGTTKNNFAVTCSKYSQLTFDASKVTKMTTRTVDNFTAGKFTGSNGITLQYRMYTSKKPGPQPLMVYLHGGGSDEVGTDNISQLTANRAAVSTIEDGRSNSVLSVQFPENYSYKIYSIPDQLKKMQDMFVTYKELIDSLVQTGKVDKDKIYLVGASSGGGGVFRFLMQYPDLFAGAIAISTKDTIGDYSQPEDIALPDFKEKLKGITNIPLWIVASKNDLICNSNESKYAYDALKSLGDTKVNLTLLSDEYMATLGLGGFLLHWAWVPVYNNYADTSVSNTGMMDWLFQQTKRTTPIAQIKGITANTYVGDAGRMVSSFEITVDDINKVKDIKASDFDITGNYDGYPLSPDGKLAQNNYTDDGIKLTITGNTIKMEVNPFKYFGGYITPGAVNCVKYPELSFDQSNITKVTTKTADDFASAKFTGSNGISLNYRLYTSKSTTPQPLVVWLHGGGEVGSDNDVNITANRGATTWIEAGKDTSVLSVQFPANYGWAIYKNPTELPLMEKYNDVQYELIQKLIESGKVDKNRIYLVGPSSGGGGTFRFLMQYPKLFAGAIAIAAKDTIGDYSQPEAVAVGDFMDKLKGITDIPLWIVHAENDPTCDSRTSKYAYEALQKLGDTKVKLTIYDDAFMNSQKLYGGLRHWSWVPVLKNTEMINWLFDQTKAPAQTGNNNGSTTTPQTGNNNGTTATTPQAGNNSTQTTQTATNSSSSSTLPKTGSVVDFSLMMLISSSLVALGFVLLRRKATN encoded by the coding sequence ATGAAAAACAGCCTAAAGAAAGTTCTTATGTCATTGGCATTAGCTTGCACTACTGCTAGCTTTGCATTACCTACAGTAAAAGCCAGTGCTGTCACCGCTGCTCCAAACGTAACTGGTATTGTTGCAAATACCTATATTGGAGATGCAGGCAGAATGGTAAGTTCATTCCAGATAACCGTGGATGATATCAATAAAGTCTCAGATTTAAAAGCTTCAGATTTTGATATTACGGGGAACTACAACGGTATCCCTTTGACATTATCAAGTACAGTTACGCCTGATTATACTGATGATGGTATCTCATTGACTACTTCCGGTAATATAATTACTATGAATGTTAAACCATTCAAATATCAAGGTGCTATTTCTTTTGGTGGAACTACAAAGAATAATTTTGCTGTAACTTGCAGCAAATATTCGCAACTTACTTTTGATGCATCAAAAGTAACAAAGATGACTACAAGAACTGTAGATAATTTTACAGCTGGAAAGTTTACAGGAAGCAACGGAATTACTCTTCAATATAGAATGTATACATCTAAAAAGCCTGGTCCACAACCATTAATGGTTTATCTTCATGGTGGTGGCTCAGATGAGGTTGGTACTGATAATATAAGCCAACTTACTGCAAATAGAGCCGCTGTGTCTACTATAGAAGATGGTAGAAGTAACTCAGTACTAAGTGTTCAATTTCCCGAAAACTATAGCTATAAAATTTATAGTATACCAGATCAATTAAAGAAAATGCAGGATATGTTTGTTACCTACAAAGAATTAATCGATAGCTTAGTACAGACTGGAAAGGTAGATAAAGATAAAATTTATTTGGTAGGCGCATCAAGTGGTGGTGGCGGCGTTTTCAGATTTCTTATGCAATATCCTGACCTATTCGCCGGAGCTATAGCAATATCAACTAAGGATACAATTGGAGACTATAGCCAACCAGAAGATATAGCACTGCCTGATTTTAAAGAAAAATTAAAAGGAATAACAAATATTCCTCTTTGGATAGTAGCTTCAAAGAATGATTTAATATGCAACAGTAACGAAAGTAAATATGCCTATGACGCCTTAAAATCTTTAGGTGACACAAAAGTAAACTTAACACTTCTAAGTGATGAGTATATGGCTACTTTAGGACTTGGCGGTTTCCTACTACATTGGGCTTGGGTTCCAGTATACAATAACTATGCAGACACAAGTGTATCAAACACTGGAATGATGGACTGGTTATTCCAACAGACTAAGAGAACAACTCCAATTGCACAAATAAAAGGTATTACTGCAAATACTTATGTTGGTGATGCTGGCAGAATGGTTAGTTCATTTGAAATAACTGTAGATGATATAAACAAGGTTAAGGATATAAAGGCATCTGATTTTGATATCACTGGCAATTACGATGGATATCCTTTGAGCCCAGATGGAAAGTTAGCACAAAACAACTATACAGATGATGGTATAAAATTGACTATCACCGGAAACACCATAAAAATGGAGGTTAATCCATTCAAGTATTTTGGAGGTTATATAACTCCTGGTGCAGTTAACTGTGTAAAATATCCTGAATTGTCCTTTGATCAATCAAATATAACTAAGGTTACTACAAAAACTGCGGATGATTTTGCATCTGCAAAATTTACAGGAAGCAATGGGATTTCACTTAATTACAGATTATATACAAGTAAATCCACAACTCCACAACCATTAGTAGTTTGGCTTCATGGTGGCGGAGAGGTAGGTTCAGACAATGATGTAAATATCACTGCAAATAGAGGTGCAACAACTTGGATTGAAGCCGGAAAAGATACATCAGTACTAAGTGTGCAATTTCCAGCAAACTACGGTTGGGCTATTTATAAGAACCCAACAGAATTACCTCTAATGGAAAAATATAATGATGTGCAATATGAATTAATCCAGAAGTTAATAGAAAGTGGAAAAGTAGATAAGAACCGTATTTATCTAGTAGGACCATCAAGTGGTGGCGGTGGAACCTTTAGATTCCTTATGCAGTATCCAAAGTTATTTGCAGGTGCTATAGCAATTGCTGCTAAAGATACAATTGGTGACTATAGTCAACCAGAAGCTGTTGCAGTTGGCGATTTTATGGACAAACTTAAAGGAATAACAGATATTCCACTATGGATAGTTCACGCTGAAAATGATCCAACCTGTGATAGTAGAACAAGTAAGTATGCATATGAAGCATTACAGAAGCTTGGAGACACAAAGGTAAAACTAACTATTTACGACGATGCCTTTATGAACTCTCAGAAATTATATGGAGGACTTAGACATTGGTCATGGGTGCCAGTACTTAAGAATACTGAGATGATTAATTGGTTATTTGACCAAACAAAAGCTCCTGCACAAACAGGAAACAATAACGGTTCAACAACTACTCCTCAAACAGGAAATAACAATGGAACAACAGCTACTACTCCTCAAGCAGGAAATAACAGTACTCAAACAACTCAAACAGCGACAAATAGTAGCTCATCATCTACTCTTCCAAAGACAGGATCCGTAGTTGATTTCTCATTAATGATGCTCATTTCATCATCACTAGTTGCTTTAGGATTTGTACTATTAAGAAGAAAGGCAACAAACTAA